One Sinorhizobium sp. BG8 DNA window includes the following coding sequences:
- a CDS encoding 2-oxo acid dehydrogenase subunit E2 produces MNDLIEVKVPDEQEGTKAVVRDWLKNPGDPVAVDDALVEIETDKVTQEIPSPATGTLEAILLESGSEALPGALLARIRVSSKREIQVGDDTVQAVQEGGQDLPPAAARHSPAVREAARLHGIDPAQVKGSGKDGRVTRMDMDAAIAGSGGARQEEPPQSLAEALESNEISPKAVPSAGSASRRVPHSTMRLAIADHMARSVATAPHVTAVFEADFSAIIRHRECNKEQLARQGISLSYTAYIVAASVAAMREVPEINGRWHDDCLEIFEAVNIGVGIALGDKGLIVPVIAEAQTLSLSAIAAKVQDLTNRARNNALSGSDVRGGTFTISNHGVSGSLLATPIVINQPQTAILGIGKLEKRVVVREIDGVDTIQIRPMAYVSLTIDHRAVDGYQTNRWMKHFVETLETWPSQ; encoded by the coding sequence ATGAACGATCTGATCGAAGTGAAGGTCCCCGACGAGCAGGAGGGGACGAAGGCGGTCGTGCGCGACTGGTTGAAGAACCCGGGCGATCCCGTTGCGGTCGACGACGCTCTCGTCGAAATCGAGACCGACAAGGTGACACAGGAAATCCCGTCGCCCGCTACCGGAACGCTTGAGGCCATCCTGCTCGAGAGCGGGAGCGAAGCCCTGCCGGGCGCGCTTCTCGCACGCATCCGCGTCTCTTCCAAGCGCGAGATTCAGGTAGGTGACGACACCGTGCAAGCGGTGCAGGAGGGAGGACAGGATCTCCCGCCAGCGGCAGCTCGCCATTCGCCCGCGGTGCGCGAGGCGGCCCGTCTGCATGGTATCGACCCGGCTCAGGTCAAAGGTTCGGGCAAGGACGGACGGGTTACCCGCATGGACATGGATGCGGCCATTGCTGGGTCCGGTGGAGCCCGGCAAGAGGAGCCTCCGCAATCGTTAGCAGAAGCGCTCGAGTCTAACGAAATTTCTCCGAAGGCAGTGCCGTCGGCAGGATCGGCGTCTCGCCGGGTTCCGCACAGTACCATGCGGCTTGCGATCGCCGACCACATGGCCAGATCCGTTGCGACGGCTCCCCATGTCACTGCCGTTTTCGAGGCAGATTTCAGCGCGATCATCCGACATCGGGAGTGCAACAAGGAGCAGCTCGCACGGCAGGGAATCAGCCTTTCCTACACCGCTTACATCGTTGCTGCGTCCGTCGCCGCCATGCGTGAGGTTCCGGAGATCAACGGCCGGTGGCATGACGACTGTCTCGAGATCTTCGAGGCCGTCAATATCGGCGTCGGGATCGCGCTCGGCGACAAGGGACTGATCGTGCCGGTGATTGCGGAAGCGCAGACGCTGTCGCTGTCGGCCATAGCGGCGAAGGTCCAGGACCTGACGAACAGGGCGCGAAACAACGCCCTTTCCGGTTCCGATGTTCGCGGTGGAACATTCACGATCTCCAACCACGGCGTATCGGGATCGCTGCTCGCCACTCCGATCGTCATCAACCAGCCCCAGACGGCGATCCTCGGCATCGGCAAGCTCGAAAAGCGCGTGGTCGTGCGCGAGATCGATGGTGTAGATACGATCCAGATCCGACCGATGGCCTATGTCTCCCTGACCATCGACCACCGCGCCGTGGATGGGTATCAGACCAATCGCTGGATGAAGCACTTCGTGGAAACGCTCGAGACGTGGCCGTCGCAGTAG
- a CDS encoding transketolase C-terminal domain-containing protein gives MAHLSMAKGLHVPEADVDWKRIAYLVQLSRALDELEETRLVPEKKVLYQFSARGHDMAQVMLGCRLTERHDAVCGYYRSRPLLLALGIDPADALGSSMARSGGYSDGRDIGAVFNFPNLDGPSALPMCGGVGTQYTPTAGWAQAIEYFRRTLGRKEYERAIAVVLGGDGSVASNGFWSALTIATTQKLPMLFYIEDNGFAISVPSTTQTPGGNIASNLSGWKDLTVMEGDGCDPAAAARLTAEAVERVRDARAPLLLRLTVPRLEGHSFQDTQAYKNEALVRDEWERDPLAKLRDHLVPALMTAEEWNATARTAVTAAEQARAEAEARPVADPRTVTRHVFFDGDMQTMGGQHQAGYKAPEVTDEAAPEGGRINMVTAIRRTLDHELSINKRVVVFGEDVGPKGGVHAVTLGLQERFGPERVFDTSLSEEGIVGRAVGMALAGLVPVPEIQFRKYAEPASEQINDCGTIRWRTNNRFAAPIVLRMPGGFFKCGDPWHSQTNEVAFVHQPGWKVAVPSNAEDAVGLLRTALRGNDPVIFFEHRAMLDHPWARRAYPGDGFALPYGKARFTRRGDAITIVTWGAMVHRCEEAAEGTSADVIDLRTLAPWDRESVLSSVRRTRRCMIVHEDLGTAGFGAEIAAVLAEEAFIDLDAPISRLTMPDIPSPHNPALLEWAVPTTERIRSKMEELLSY, from the coding sequence ATGGCCCATCTGTCCATGGCGAAGGGGCTGCACGTTCCGGAGGCTGACGTCGACTGGAAGCGCATCGCCTACCTCGTGCAGCTTTCGCGCGCCCTCGACGAGCTGGAGGAGACACGGCTCGTTCCGGAGAAGAAGGTGCTCTACCAGTTCTCCGCCCGTGGCCACGATATGGCCCAGGTCATGCTAGGCTGCCGGCTGACGGAACGTCACGATGCCGTCTGCGGCTACTATCGATCCCGACCCCTGCTGCTGGCCCTTGGGATCGATCCGGCTGATGCGCTTGGTTCCTCGATGGCGCGATCGGGTGGCTATTCCGACGGCCGCGACATTGGTGCGGTCTTCAACTTCCCGAACCTCGACGGTCCATCCGCGCTTCCCATGTGCGGCGGCGTCGGCACGCAGTACACCCCGACTGCCGGCTGGGCACAGGCGATCGAATACTTTCGCAGGACGCTCGGTCGCAAGGAGTATGAACGGGCGATCGCGGTCGTGCTCGGCGGAGACGGCTCGGTTGCGTCGAACGGCTTCTGGTCAGCGCTGACGATTGCCACGACGCAGAAACTGCCGATGCTCTTTTACATAGAAGACAATGGCTTTGCCATTTCGGTACCCTCCACGACACAGACGCCCGGTGGCAACATCGCGTCGAACCTCTCCGGCTGGAAAGACCTGACCGTTATGGAGGGGGACGGCTGCGACCCGGCCGCTGCCGCGCGATTGACGGCAGAGGCCGTGGAACGGGTCCGCGACGCCAGAGCGCCACTCTTGCTGAGGCTAACCGTGCCCCGGCTGGAAGGGCACAGTTTTCAGGACACGCAGGCCTACAAGAACGAAGCACTGGTAAGGGACGAATGGGAGCGCGACCCGTTGGCGAAGTTGCGCGATCATCTCGTGCCGGCACTGATGACGGCGGAGGAATGGAACGCGACCGCACGGACCGCAGTCACCGCCGCGGAACAGGCGCGGGCCGAGGCGGAGGCACGTCCCGTCGCCGATCCACGAACGGTCACGCGCCACGTCTTCTTCGATGGCGATATGCAGACAATGGGCGGCCAGCATCAGGCCGGCTATAAGGCGCCCGAGGTGACGGATGAGGCGGCACCGGAAGGTGGTCGCATAAACATGGTGACCGCAATCCGCCGCACCCTCGACCACGAGCTGTCGATCAACAAACGTGTGGTCGTGTTCGGCGAGGATGTCGGACCCAAGGGTGGTGTCCATGCGGTCACGCTCGGCTTGCAGGAGAGGTTTGGTCCTGAACGCGTGTTCGACACGTCGCTTTCCGAGGAAGGCATAGTCGGCCGGGCGGTGGGAATGGCGCTCGCGGGCCTGGTGCCGGTGCCGGAGATCCAGTTCCGCAAGTATGCGGAACCGGCGAGCGAGCAGATCAATGATTGCGGAACAATCCGCTGGCGTACAAACAACCGGTTCGCCGCTCCGATCGTGCTGCGCATGCCGGGTGGCTTCTTCAAGTGTGGCGATCCATGGCATAGCCAGACAAACGAGGTCGCCTTCGTTCACCAGCCGGGCTGGAAGGTCGCGGTTCCATCGAATGCCGAAGATGCTGTCGGGCTGCTGCGCACGGCGTTGCGGGGGAACGATCCGGTCATTTTCTTCGAACACCGCGCAATGCTCGATCACCCCTGGGCACGCCGGGCCTATCCCGGTGATGGCTTTGCGCTTCCCTACGGCAAGGCTCGTTTCACTCGCCGAGGCGATGCGATCACCATCGTTACCTGGGGCGCCATGGTGCATCGGTGCGAGGAAGCGGCCGAGGGGACTTCCGCTGATGTCATCGATCTTCGAACGCTTGCGCCATGGGACAGGGAGTCGGTTCTCTCATCGGTGCGGCGGACGCGCCGCTGCATGATCGTGCACGAGGACCTCGGAACGGCAGGTTTCGGCGCCGAGATCGCTGCCGTGCTCGCGGAGGAGGCCTTTATCGACCTCGATGCCCCGATCTCGCGGCTGACGATGCCCGACATTCCAAGCCCCCACAACCCGGCGCTGCTTGAGTGGGCCGTCCCGACGACAGAGCGCATACGCAGCAAAATGGAAGAGCTTCTCAGCTATTGA
- a CDS encoding Lrp/AsnC family transcriptional regulator codes for MKVPDFDIVDRQILRVLQQEGDISQAALAEKVGASPASCWRRIKALEADGVLGRTVRLVDNEAVGRGLNVFCQVRMKSHDPAARRDFERFVESHEEVLECYSMSGDWDYLLRVVAADIRDYERLLMQGILTHEAVATSSSHFALKSVKFTTAVPV; via the coding sequence ATGAAAGTGCCAGACTTCGATATCGTCGACCGGCAGATTCTGCGCGTGCTGCAGCAGGAGGGCGACATAAGTCAGGCCGCCCTTGCGGAGAAGGTAGGCGCCTCGCCAGCATCCTGCTGGCGCCGCATCAAGGCCCTGGAAGCGGATGGTGTCCTGGGAAGGACGGTCAGGCTCGTCGACAACGAGGCGGTCGGGCGTGGACTGAACGTGTTCTGTCAGGTCAGGATGAAATCCCATGACCCGGCGGCGCGGCGCGACTTCGAACGCTTCGTTGAAAGCCACGAGGAGGTGCTCGAGTGCTATTCCATGTCCGGGGACTGGGACTATCTTCTGCGCGTGGTAGCCGCCGATATCCGCGACTACGAAAGACTGCTGATGCAGGGCATCCTGACGCACGAGGCCGTCGCCACCTCATCGTCCCACTTCGCGCTGAAGAGCGTGAAGTTCACGACGGCCGTGCCTGTCTAG
- a CDS encoding ABC transporter ATP-binding protein: MTNQIELTGVNKYYGAYHALKDINLSIAKGTFVALVGPSGCGKSTLLRSLAGLESISGGELKIAGELMNNVPPRKRDVAMVFQSYALYPHMTVEENLTYSLRIRGVKKAEARKAAEEVAATTGLSHLLGRYPRELSGGQRQRVAMSRAIIRHPKAFLFDEPLSNLDAALRVHMRKEIRALHDRLHATSVYVTHDQIEAMTMADHVVVMRDGVIEQQGRPLDLYDKPANKFVAGFIGSPAMNFIPALVAEDGASLHLDFGAVKQRLSLSRNLRPGTQVTAGVRPEHLAITTAGQGGFDVPVAFVESTGSSTFVTAATTPELTIVEANRNMVRGGEVIGLSVDPQNIHVFDTSDRRIAA; the protein is encoded by the coding sequence ATGACCAACCAGATCGAACTCACGGGCGTGAACAAGTACTACGGTGCGTACCATGCGCTGAAGGACATCAATCTCTCGATCGCAAAGGGGACCTTCGTTGCGCTCGTCGGCCCATCAGGTTGCGGTAAATCGACACTTCTGAGATCTCTCGCAGGTCTCGAATCCATATCGGGCGGTGAACTGAAGATCGCCGGCGAACTGATGAACAACGTTCCCCCGCGCAAGCGCGACGTTGCCATGGTGTTTCAGTCCTATGCGCTCTATCCGCATATGACCGTGGAGGAGAACCTGACATACAGCCTGCGCATCCGCGGGGTCAAAAAGGCCGAGGCGAGGAAGGCGGCAGAGGAAGTCGCGGCCACGACCGGTCTTTCGCATCTCCTTGGCCGTTACCCGCGCGAACTTTCGGGTGGCCAGCGCCAGCGCGTCGCCATGAGCCGCGCGATCATACGGCACCCCAAGGCGTTCCTTTTCGACGAGCCGCTGTCCAACCTCGATGCGGCGCTGCGGGTCCACATGCGCAAGGAGATCCGGGCGCTTCATGATCGCCTGCACGCGACATCCGTCTACGTCACCCATGACCAGATCGAGGCCATGACCATGGCGGATCATGTCGTTGTCATGCGTGACGGTGTCATCGAGCAGCAGGGACGTCCGCTCGACCTCTACGACAAGCCGGCCAACAAATTCGTCGCCGGGTTCATCGGGTCTCCGGCCATGAATTTTATCCCGGCGCTCGTCGCAGAAGATGGGGCCAGCCTTCATCTCGACTTCGGCGCGGTGAAGCAGCGCCTGTCGCTTTCGAGAAACTTGAGGCCGGGGACGCAGGTGACTGCCGGTGTGCGCCCGGAACATCTGGCGATCACGACGGCGGGGCAGGGAGGCTTCGACGTACCGGTGGCGTTCGTCGAATCCACGGGATCCTCGACCTTCGTCACGGCTGCGACGACGCCGGAACTCACCATTGTGGAAGCGAACCGCAATATGGTGCGCGGCGGCGAGGTGATCGGTCTATCCGTGGATCCTCAGAACATTCATGTGTTCGATACGTCCGATCGCCGGATCGCAGCGTAG
- a CDS encoding carbohydrate ABC transporter permease — protein sequence MSDNLRNKVMLAIAIAMAAVYLFPLYWMYITALKTGSAMFATPPSFWPSDPQWGIYSVVWESRGMGRYLWNSLVIALGAVTVISVLGVGCAYVLARYRNVWVDIGLFLILMLQVLPASLMITPIFVGFSQIGLLDYPRLAVIIAIAAKSMPFFVVLVRATFMSVPMELEEAALVDGNSRVGAFFNIVLPLARNGILVSAILIFMQAFGEFVYSKSIIQAIDLQPASVGLNSFMGPNTNEWNKIMAYATIYVTPILAIFVLLQRRIVSGLTSGALK from the coding sequence ATGAGCGACAATCTGCGCAACAAGGTGATGCTCGCGATCGCGATCGCGATGGCGGCGGTCTACCTCTTTCCTCTCTACTGGATGTACATCACCGCCCTGAAGACCGGCTCCGCGATGTTTGCGACACCGCCGAGCTTCTGGCCGAGCGATCCTCAATGGGGGATCTATTCGGTCGTGTGGGAAAGCCGCGGCATGGGCCGCTATCTCTGGAACTCGCTGGTCATTGCTCTCGGTGCCGTCACGGTAATCTCGGTACTCGGCGTCGGCTGTGCCTACGTCCTTGCCCGCTATCGCAATGTCTGGGTCGATATCGGCCTGTTCCTGATCCTCATGCTTCAGGTCCTGCCGGCCTCGCTGATGATCACGCCGATCTTCGTTGGCTTCTCGCAGATCGGGTTGCTCGACTATCCGCGACTTGCCGTCATTATCGCCATCGCCGCCAAGAGCATGCCCTTCTTCGTCGTTCTGGTTCGCGCGACCTTCATGAGCGTGCCGATGGAGCTCGAGGAGGCGGCTCTCGTCGACGGCAATTCCCGCGTCGGTGCGTTCTTCAACATCGTGCTGCCGCTCGCACGCAACGGCATCCTGGTCAGCGCCATCCTGATCTTCATGCAGGCCTTCGGAGAGTTCGTCTATTCCAAGTCGATCATCCAGGCGATCGACCTCCAGCCGGCGAGCGTCGGGCTCAATTCGTTCATGGGTCCGAACACCAACGAATGGAACAAAATCATGGCCTACGCGACGATCTACGTGACGCCGATCCTCGCCATCTTCGTTCTCTTGCAACGCCGCATCGTATCCGGCCTCACTTCGGGAGCCCTCAAATGA
- a CDS encoding sugar ABC transporter permease, protein MKRILSSLVDGKGFDISLVAFALGFLFLLSGLPLIYNVVMSFQEVDMFSLGTFARPFVGFKNYVTLFAQPQTLPILANTAIFVTASIAGQFLIGFGLALFFWVNFPGAAWLRGLFLVSWVMPGLVVGAIWNWILSGDFGVLNFVLREMGIIDGNIFWRSDPQFSLWAVVIANIWLGTSFNMILLSVGLSGIPKDLYEAAELDGANVLQRFWTITLPMMRSSIGAIIALGLIFTLQQFDLFAAITSGGPNNASNVTQYWAWDLSFRQYDFAQGATISVIMIVFVMFASVVYVRSTRHEVRG, encoded by the coding sequence ATGAAAAGGATCCTTTCCAGCCTGGTGGACGGCAAGGGCTTCGACATTTCACTCGTGGCTTTTGCGCTTGGCTTTCTGTTCCTGCTGTCCGGCCTGCCGCTCATCTACAATGTGGTGATGAGCTTCCAGGAGGTCGATATGTTCAGCCTTGGAACGTTCGCGCGTCCTTTCGTCGGGTTCAAGAACTACGTGACGCTGTTCGCCCAGCCTCAGACCCTGCCCATTCTTGCGAACACGGCGATATTCGTGACCGCCTCGATCGCGGGGCAATTCCTGATCGGCTTTGGGCTTGCCCTCTTCTTCTGGGTGAATTTTCCCGGTGCGGCATGGCTGCGTGGCCTGTTCCTCGTCTCCTGGGTCATGCCGGGGCTGGTCGTCGGCGCGATCTGGAACTGGATCCTTTCCGGCGATTTCGGCGTGCTCAACTTCGTGCTGCGGGAGATGGGCATCATTGATGGCAACATCTTCTGGCGGTCCGACCCGCAATTCTCGCTCTGGGCCGTCGTCATCGCCAATATCTGGCTCGGAACCTCGTTCAACATGATCCTTCTGTCGGTCGGCCTCTCCGGAATCCCGAAGGACCTCTACGAGGCAGCGGAGCTCGATGGTGCCAACGTCCTCCAGCGGTTCTGGACCATCACCCTTCCGATGATGCGATCGAGCATCGGGGCGATCATCGCGCTCGGGCTCATTTTCACCCTGCAACAGTTCGACCTCTTCGCCGCGATAACGTCCGGCGGGCCGAACAACGCATCGAACGTTACTCAATACTGGGCCTGGGATCTTTCCTTCCGGCAGTATGACTTTGCCCAGGGCGCCACCATTTCGGTCATCATGATCGTCTTCGTGATGTTCGCTTCGGTCGTCTATGTCCGGTCCACACGCCACGAGGTACGGGGATGA